The Alkalihalobacillus sp. TS-13 genome includes a window with the following:
- a CDS encoding TadE/TadG family type IV pilus assembly protein: protein MMNRFRKLVKNERGSQLIEFVAVFPMVILAMMIIWQMALVAYTVVVTEAAARDGARAAAVDGDAEKVAERSAGNLVLQSVNTDKGDEDVTVTVVANVPTVSIPFIGRLEFTFDADATIPIEEGLKD, encoded by the coding sequence ATGATGAACAGATTCCGGAAACTGGTCAAAAATGAACGGGGGTCGCAGCTGATCGAGTTCGTCGCTGTGTTCCCTATGGTTATTCTAGCGATGATGATCATCTGGCAGATGGCCCTTGTGGCGTATACGGTGGTCGTAACAGAAGCAGCAGCTCGGGATGGAGCACGGGCGGCAGCAGTTGATGGAGACGCTGAAAAAGTGGCTGAACGATCTGCGGGCAATTTGGTCCTTCAGAGTGTAAACACAGATAAAGGGGACGAAGACGTTACCGTCACTGTAGTCGCCAATGTTCCTACCGTTTCAATACCTTTCATAGGTCGTCTTGAATTTACTTTTGACGCA